A stretch of Zonotrichia leucophrys gambelii isolate GWCS_2022_RI unplaced genomic scaffold, RI_Zleu_2.0 Scaffold_2950_4469, whole genome shotgun sequence DNA encodes these proteins:
- the LOC135442202 gene encoding ATP synthase F(0) complex subunit C1, mitochondrial-like yields CAQVSPGVPSVPVLSLQFRCCSRALARPVSVAVFSRPEESAQVALAAPQPRRQFRCSPLSRDIDTAAKFIGAGAATVGVAGSGAGIGTVFGSLIIGYAR; encoded by the exons gtgtgcccag gtgtccccaggtgtccccagtgtccccgtgctgtccctgcagttccgctgctgctccagggctctggCCAGGCCCGTGTCCGTGGCTGTGTTCAGCCGGCCTGAGGAGAGCGCGCAG GTGGCGCTGGCCgcgccgcagccccgccggcAGTTCCGCTGCTCGCCGCTCTCCCGGGACATCGACACGGCCGCCAAGTTCATCGGGGCCGGCGCCGCCACCGTGGGCGTGGCGGGCTCGGGGGCGGGGATCGGCACCGTGTTCGGGAGCCTCATCATCGGATACGCCAGGTGA